In Levilactobacillus brevis, a single genomic region encodes these proteins:
- a CDS encoding SDR family oxidoreductase, whose amino-acid sequence MTNVLVLGANGKIAKLATAQLLDNEQNHLTLFLRHAERLADAASDRVTVFEGDASSVANLKSAMAGIDVVYANLAGHNIEDEAKAVVAAMAASQVKRLIWISTLGIYDEVPGNFGQWNHQMLDGGYLETYAAAAKVIEGSDLDYTIIRPAWLDNKDEIDYELTKKGEAFKGTEVSRKSIAAVVAKLVADPSQAVRESLGVNKPNTDGDKPAWY is encoded by the coding sequence ATGACAAACGTATTAGTTCTGGGCGCCAACGGAAAGATTGCAAAGCTTGCGACGGCACAACTTTTAGACAATGAACAGAATCACCTCACGTTGTTCTTACGGCATGCGGAGCGACTGGCGGATGCTGCGAGTGACCGGGTCACGGTCTTTGAGGGCGACGCCAGCAGTGTGGCCAATCTGAAGTCGGCCATGGCCGGCATCGACGTGGTTTACGCCAATCTGGCGGGTCACAACATCGAAGACGAGGCCAAGGCGGTCGTTGCGGCCATGGCGGCTAGTCAGGTTAAGCGGTTGATCTGGATTTCCACTCTGGGGATTTACGATGAGGTTCCTGGCAACTTCGGTCAGTGGAATCACCAGATGCTGGACGGCGGCTACTTAGAGACCTACGCCGCGGCGGCCAAGGTCATTGAGGGGTCCGACCTCGATTACACGATTATTCGCCCGGCTTGGTTGGACAACAAGGACGAGATCGACTATGAACTGACCAAGAAGGGGGAGGCCTTCAAGGGCACCGAGGTCTCACGGAAGAGTATTGCCGCTGTCGTTGCGAAATTAGTCGCTGATCCCAGCCAAGCGGTTCGCGAATCATTGGGCGTCAACAAGCCCAATACCGATGGTGACAAGCCAGCTTGGTATTAA
- a CDS encoding winged helix DNA-binding protein, translating into MMEANKLAVDVQRIHQLNSLLRPFIKRPSSGDAITFEQYRILHELAMEKVSTSELARRLNVGQSMISIQISRLLNNGYIDDETLATDRRYHVFEITARGRRIEEHVSDVLNEELPELIQQLTEIVNDH; encoded by the coding sequence ATGATGGAAGCCAATAAGTTAGCCGTGGATGTTCAGCGGATTCACCAATTGAATTCGTTGCTCCGTCCCTTTATTAAACGGCCAAGCAGCGGGGATGCAATTACGTTCGAACAATATCGAATCCTACACGAACTCGCCATGGAAAAGGTCAGCACCAGTGAATTAGCTCGGCGCCTGAACGTGGGCCAATCCATGATTTCAATTCAGATTAGCCGGTTGTTAAACAACGGTTACATTGATGACGAAACGTTGGCGACCGATCGGCGTTATCACGTGTTTGAGATTACGGCGCGTGGTCGGCGAATCGAAGAACACGTCAGCGATGTGCTCAACGAAGAATTGCCGGAACTAATCCAGCAACTGACCGAGATTGTGAATGATCATTAA
- a CDS encoding phosphopentomutase yields MAFHRIFVIDFAGLGLGEAPDANRFQSVGTDTLGHVAVSWSSKLNLPTLQRLGLGNIRVGHPLLGIDPVATPMGFYGRLHMAAQDNHPDTGLREMWDYNGQTRTQSVLATLPEAGYPVTIAAPFLSYLQTQDAAEKVQLGSNQEAFRVLNELLYRPSSGMALIMLPDFRFAGERGDITSFGESLMHTDQALGQIIHDMGVNDLLIVTASHAVDPTVAVTPTREYLPVIAYSASRPSTHALGIRRTLADVGATVLENFGLASHAAGHSFLNEFTQ; encoded by the coding sequence ATGGCATTTCATCGCATTTTCGTGATTGATTTCGCTGGTTTAGGTCTGGGGGAAGCTCCGGACGCAAATCGCTTTCAGTCGGTCGGAACTGATACGTTAGGTCATGTGGCGGTTAGTTGGTCGAGTAAACTAAATCTTCCAACATTACAGCGGTTGGGACTCGGAAACATTCGGGTTGGTCATCCGTTGCTGGGCATTGACCCGGTCGCCACGCCAATGGGCTTTTATGGGCGTCTACACATGGCCGCGCAGGATAATCATCCGGATACGGGGCTTCGTGAGATGTGGGACTATAATGGACAGACCCGCACGCAAAGTGTGTTGGCCACTCTACCCGAGGCGGGATATCCCGTTACCATCGCGGCGCCGTTTCTAAGCTACCTGCAGACGCAGGATGCGGCTGAAAAGGTTCAACTGGGCAGTAACCAGGAGGCCTTCCGCGTGCTCAATGAGTTGTTGTATCGACCATCGTCCGGCATGGCGCTGATTATGTTACCCGATTTCCGGTTCGCCGGGGAGCGTGGGGACATCACGTCTTTCGGTGAATCACTGATGCACACCGATCAAGCGCTGGGCCAGATTATTCACGATATGGGGGTCAATGACCTTCTGATTGTGACGGCCAGTCACGCGGTTGATCCCACGGTGGCGGTCACGCCGACCCGCGAATACTTGCCGGTGATTGCCTATTCGGCATCGCGGCCCAGCACACACGCGTTGGGCATTCGGCGCACGCTCGCCGATGTTGGCGCCACGGTTCTTGAGAATTTCGGCTTAGCCAGTCACGCGGCTGGACATAGCTTTTTAAATGAATTTACGCAATAG
- a CDS encoding FRG domain-containing protein, which produces MTIGEQTYKSVAQKFPENVQYYTTQDLDLRAANLAELQHYGLGTPLVDVSANPFISMLFMVEGYTDQGNEPQLDVFFVREDGKNSLYQEVIKQEQNRRISAQQGAFLNFDKLTPDISAGKHKIPRVCLRLQYVKSSLATSTANTLPDGNLPVDPDESRIKAKALATAVNDIKGKLTSYYYRIEDLFPDFYMYLDVLKTKYADTNQHDVKKWYQVSEPKNK; this is translated from the coding sequence TTGACAATTGGGGAACAAACTTATAAGTCAGTTGCGCAGAAGTTTCCAGAAAATGTTCAGTATTATACCACGCAGGATTTGGATCTGCGGGCTGCCAACTTAGCTGAGTTACAGCACTACGGACTGGGCACACCACTAGTTGATGTTAGTGCGAATCCGTTTATTTCCATGTTGTTTATGGTTGAAGGGTATACGGATCAAGGAAATGAGCCACAATTAGATGTCTTTTTTGTTCGAGAAGACGGGAAAAATTCGCTCTATCAAGAAGTGATTAAACAAGAGCAAAATCGACGGATTTCAGCCCAACAAGGAGCTTTTTTAAATTTTGACAAACTGACACCTGATATTTCAGCGGGTAAACATAAGATTCCACGCGTTTGCTTACGACTTCAGTATGTGAAGAGCTCGTTGGCGACGTCAACCGCTAATACTCTTCCCGATGGTAATTTGCCAGTGGATCCAGATGAATCACGAATCAAGGCTAAGGCTTTGGCGACGGCCGTGAACGACATTAAGGGTAAACTGACATCTTACTATTATCGAATTGAAGATCTGTTTCCAGACTTCTATATGTATTTGGATGTTTTAAAAACAAAGTATGCAGATACTAACCAGCACGATGTTAAAAAGTGGTATCAAGTGTCGGAGCCCAAAAATAAATAA